One region of Phragmites australis chromosome 18, lpPhrAust1.1, whole genome shotgun sequence genomic DNA includes:
- the LOC133898524 gene encoding uncharacterized protein LOC133898524: protein MPHEQLAPQGLTVGSGPLGLRLTKSDLLVNSIQMKLAQAAKPKGRHTTSDDYHGVLDTRSITNPTVKPSQFHAFILKIGTWEWKSRYDGDLIAKFYYTNSKLAWEILNEGLKSKIVIYWQDISALKVTCPEGGSGTLEIMLSRRPSFYKETNPQPWRNTSWLTTIDFTDGQASTHRRHVLQCAPGILNKHIVKLLSSNHRLYSLSQENTTDQESPYFEQWQSEPEVLESSNVQSLYRRHDYHQVGRQQIVEPVPMSIGTNAVGKNHNGSQDGMPTLIPSSVPTRASVITRTPSGGLELQRDIFNSNNLSMQTSRQTPLNISSGRIMNDTANYMTNPSKRQNLLTSVGASSSSLIRPEDVMKFVNDFRTTRHVNTRIPPMYSHGSSKQKTRELDLSNYAFTNSTTHTFNQINSANPSSNDNSTINAMALEKITHDLLSDTYTDTEPSGTAEEAMIISRVNSLSNLLQQDLAPATVQSSQASNAHNAAAAAAPHFDVEATTQVLDVAPSGSSGGSCSGTGRNNGLLPSMGMERMSWEQEPAADIEMDMAYLSELLPFCP from the exons ATGCCCCATGAGCAATTGGCACCCCAGGGTCTGACTGTTGGATCTGGCCCATTAGGCTTACGCTTGACAAAAAGCGATTTGCTTGTGAACTCAATCCAAATGAAGCTTGCTCAAGCTGCCAAACCAAAAGGGAGACACACAACATCTGATGATTATCATGGTGTTTTAGACACAAGATCTATTACAAATCCAACAGTGAAGCCTTCTCAATTCCATGCTTTCATTCTAAAAATTGGGACTTGGGAG TGGAAATCAAGGTATGATGGAGATCTTATAgcaaaattttattatacaaacaGCAAACTGGCTTGGGAGATACTCAATGAAGGTCTAAAGAGCAAGATTGTGATATATTGGCAAGATATATCTGCATTGAAGGTAACTTGTCCAGAGGGTGGATCTGGGACCCTGGAGATTATG TTGTCTCGGAGGCCAAGCTTTTACAAAGAAACCAACCCACAGCCGTGGAGGAATACTTCGTGGCTAACAACCATAGATTTTACTGATGGGCAAGCAAGTACGCACAg AAGGCATGTTCTGCAGTGTGCACCAGGAATATTGAACAAGCACATTGTGAAACTCCTTTCGAGTAACCATCGTCTATATTCATTGAGTCAGGAAAACACTACTGATCAGGAGAGTCCTTATTTTGAACAATGGCAGTCAGAGCCTGAAGTCTTGGAGAGTTCCAACGTCCAAAGTTTATATCGTCGTCATGATTATCACCAGGTTGGGCGACAGCAAATTGTGGAGCCGGTTCCCATGTCAATTGGAACAAACGCTGTAGGAAAAAATCATAATGGATCCCAGGATGGCATGCCTACACTCATCCCAAGCTCAG TTCCTACACGTGCCTCTGTGATCACAAGAACTCCTTCAGGTGGCCTTGAACTGCAGAGGGATATTTTCAACTCTAACAACTTATCCATGCAAACGTCTCGTCAGACACCACTCAACATCTCCAGTGGTAGGATCATGAATGACACAGCGAACTACATGACCAATCCAAGCAAGCGACAGAACCTTCTTACCAGCGTCGGCGCCTCTTCGAGCAGCCTGATCCGGCCGGAGGACGTAATGAAGTTCGTCAACGACTTTAGGACCACCCGTCATGTCAATACAAGGATCCCGCCAATGTACTCCCACGGCTCATCCAAACAGAAGACGAGGGAGCTGGATTTATCTAACTATGCCTTCACCAACTCTACTACTCATACCTTCAACCAGATCAATTCAGCAAATCCGTCGAGCAATGATAACTCCACAATAAACGCAATGGCACTTGAGAAGATAACCCATGATCTCCTCAGCGATACCTACACTGACACCGAGCCCTCAGGCACGGCTGAAGAAGCGATGATCATTTCAAGGGTCAACTCCCTCTCCAACCTGCTCCAGCAAGACCTGGCACCAGCCACAGTCCAGAGCTCTCAGGCCAGCAATGCCCataatgctgctgctgctgctgctcctcattTTGACGTTGAAGCAACTACCCAAGTGCTCGACGTGGCTCCTTCGGGAAGCAGTGGTGGCAGCTGCAGCGGCACCGGACGCAACAACGGCCTGCTGCCGTCGATGGGGATGGAGAGGATGTCGTGGGAGCAAGAACCAGCGGCCGACATCGAGATGGACATGGCATACCTGTCCGAATTGCTCCCTTTCTGCCCCTGA